CCTCGGCCGTCTGCTGTTCAGCCAGGACGACATCAAGAAGCCTGCTAAAGTGCTTTCCGGTGGGGAAAAGGGTCGTATGCTGTTCGGTAAGCTGATGATGCAGAAACCGAATATCCTGATTATGGATGAACCAACCAACCACCTGGATATGGAATCCATCGAAGCGCTGAATATGGCGCTGGAAATGTACGAAGGAACGCTGATCTTCGTTTCTCACGACCGTGAGTTCGTCAGCTCGCTGGCAACCCGCGTGATTGATATGTCTCCGGGCAAGCTCACCGACTTTACCGGCAACTACGAAGATTACCTGCGCAGCCAGGGCATCGTCTAACGTGCTTTCGTGGGCCAGATGCTTCTGGCCCACGCCTAATTGTTCTCCGCCACCCGATTTTTCCCCGCATTTTTCGCCGCGTATAGCGCGCGATCCGCCCCGGCAATTAACGCCTGCGGCGACAGCGCCTGATTTTCCTGCGTCATCACATGCAGCCCAACGCTGACCGAGACCGCCTGCTGGCCACCGCTGTTGTGCTGATGAGGAATGTTCAGCGCGGTAATCGCCTCAAGCGCCTGCTGGGCGAAACGATAGGCCATATCGCGATCGCAGCCGGGCAGAATAATCGCAAACTCTTCACCGCCGTAGCGGGCGACCAGATTATCCGGCCGGTGGGGCAGGTGGGCCAGCGCGTCGGCGATTTTCCTCAGGCAGTCGTCGCCTGCCGGATGGCCGTAAGTATCGTTAAATGCCTTAAACGCGTCGACGTCAATCATCAGCAGCGCGAGCGGGACCTGTAATTTGTTCGCCCGATCGATACTGTGCTGCAGATAGAGATCGAACTGACGCCGGTTAGCCAGCCCGGTCAGGCCGTCAACCAGCGCCAGGGTCTGCAGCGTCCGGTTCATGGCGGTTAGCCGGTCGCGCACGGCGGCCAGCTCCTGCTGGTTTTTCAGGTTCAGGCTGATATGCCGCAGCACCAGCATGCCCAGCAGGAAAATCACCAGCAGCAGAATGGTACAAAGCGCAATATAGACGCTCAGCGTGGAGAACCAGCCGCGCATCAGCTGCCTTTTATCATAGCCGGCGACGGTGACCAGCGAATATCGCTGCAGGGCCGAGTAGCCGAAGACCCGCTCTTTACCGTCCAGCGCGGATTTGTATACGGCGGTGCCGCTGGAGGCGTTTTTCAGCAGGGTAGTGAACAGCGGACTGTCGGAGATATTGCGGTTGATTGCGCTCTCAATGTAGGGGCGCAGATAGAGGATCGTGCCGTCGCTGAGCATCAGGGCCAGCACGTTATGACGGCCGAGATTGTAGTAGCCGTAGACGGTTTTAAAAAAACTGAGATTCACCGATGCCAGCAGAATGCCGCGGAAAGAACCATCGCTGTTATTCAGGCGTAATGAAACCGGGATCACCAGATCGCCGGTCGCACGGCTGCGGATCACCTTGCCAATATGCACCCGGGCGTCGTTGTGGGTCTGGTGATAGCGGAAGTATTCCCGATCGCTGTTATTAATCTGCCTGGGGATATTGCCCTTTGACGTGACCAGCCAGTTACCCTGCGCATCATAAATGGCCATGCCGTTAAGCTGCGGTAACGAATCGGTGCGTGAGCTGAGCAACTCGCGCAGATAGCCGTGCTGTTCCTGATTAAGCCCGATCAGCGAGATACGGTCGCTGACGTCCTGCAGCGTCAGGTCCACCTGCAGGAAGGTGTCTTCCGCCTGTCGTGAGAGTGACTGTGAAAGATTGTGCGCGTCATCCTGCGCTGAGGTGATGGTCCGCTGCCATGAATTCCAGATTAGCCAGCCGTTGATCAGGATCACCACGCTCACAATCGCCAGCAAAAAAATAATCATCAGCTGACGTAACGAAAGCTTACTGGAGTGAGAGGTCACAGCGTGCTGGTCTGCAATCATTTACGTCATCCTTCCTGCCACCGGGGCGGTCATGCTTTATTATAGGTTCTGCCAGCCGAAACGCTTGTTTTTACTCCGTAAAAATAACGAAAAGCGTCTACGTCGGTGTGCGATTTGCGCAGACTTCACAGTGGGGATCCCGGGCGACTTTCATCGTGCGAAACTGCAGGGTCATGGCATCGTACAGCAGTAGCTGACCGGCGACCGGGCTGCCGTAGTCGGTCAGTGCGCGCAGGGCTTCCATCGCCTGCAGCGACCCGATCACCCCGACCAGCGGGGCCATCACCCCGGCCTCCACGCAGCTCAGCGTTGCCGCGCCAAACAGCCGGCTGATGCAGCGATAGCATGGCTCGCTGTCGCCCCAGCGAAACACGCTGATTTGGCCCTCCATGCGAATCGCCGCGCCGGACACCAGCGGCGTTTTGCTGGCAAAGCACAGGCGGTTAAGCTGTTCACGCGTGGCGACATTATCGCAGCAGTCGACCACCAGCTGGTGTTCGCTAATCAGCTGAGCCAGTTCGCGATCGTCAAGCTGCGCATTCATGGTGCGGTAGCGGATTTGAGAGTTAATGGCTTCCAGCCGTGCACGGGCGGATTCGACTTTCGCCATGCCCAGCTGTGCCTCGCCGTGCAGCACCTGCCGCTGCAGGTTCGACAGGGAAACATGGTCGAAGTCGAGCAGGGTCAGATGACCAACGCCCGCGGCGGCGAGATACTGGCTGGCCGCGCAGCCCAGCCCGCCCAGGCCGACCACCAGCACGCTGGCCGCCTTTAACCGTTCCTGGCCTTCAAAATCAAAACCGCGCAGCACAATCTGGCGGTTGTAGCGCAGCATCTCTTCGTCGCTGAGTTCTGGATGCATATCAGCCTTCCAGCAGCGCGTTAAACGGCTCGACCTCAACCCATTCACCGGGCTGCACGCTGCCGCGTTCGCGCTCAAGTACGATAAAGCAGTTGGCCTGATGCCAGGAGCTGAACACGTGGGAACCCTGATGCCCGGTCGATTTCACCTCCAGTTCTCCCTGCGCGTTACGCAACAGGACGCCACGCTGGAAGTCGAGGCGGCCGGGAGATTTCTTCAGGGCATCGGCGCAGCGCACCCGCTGGCGCGGCGGCAGAGCAGGGCCGCTCTGCCCGGTCAGTTTAGCCAGCAGCGGCTGCACCAGCTGGTAAAAGGTCAGCATGGCGGACACCGGGTTACCCGGCAGGCCGCAGAACCAGCTGTTTTTCAGCCGACCAAAGGCGAACGGTTTCCCCGGCTTAATCGCCAGCTTCCAGAAGGTCACTTCGCCCAGCTCTTCCAGCATCCGCTGGGTGTAATCGGCTTCGCCGACGGAGACGCCGCCGCTGCTGATCACCACATCGGCGCGGGCATCGGCCTCATTAAAGGCGGCCCGCAGCGCATCGCGATCGTCGCGAATAATGCCCAGGTCTATAACCTCGCAGCCCAGCTTGTTGAGCATCAGATGCACGGCAAAGCGGTTGGTATCGTAAATCTGCCCCGCGGCGAGCGGCTGGCCCGGTGACTGGAGTTCATCACCGGTAGAGAAAATTGCCACGCGAAGCGGCCGCAGCACCTGCACGCTGGCAATGCCCAGCGAGGCCAGCAGCGGCAGTTCGGCAGCACCGAGCCGGACGCCGGCGGCCAGCACGTCACTTCCGTTGCGGATATCTTCCCCGGCCCGGCGGATGTTTTGCCCGGCGCTGACCCCGGCGGTGATGACCACGCCATCCCCGCGCTGCTCGGTCTGTTCCTGCATGACCACCGCCTCGCACCCTGCGGGTACCGGCGCACCGGTCATAATGCGGATGCAGCTCCCGGCCGGCCAGTCACCGCTGAACGGCGATCCGGCAAAGGCTTTACCGGCCACGGGCAGCGGTGCACCGGAGGCCAGATCGGCCAGGCGAACGGCATAGCCATCCATGGCAGAATTATCAAAAGGGGGAACGGCCATGGGTGAAATGACCGGCGCTGCGCTGATGCGTCCTGCCGCCTGCGGCAGCGGTAAATATTCACTTTCAGTAATGGGGGTAATGCGGCTCAGCATAGTGCTCAGAGCATCGTCGAGGGAGATCAGTCCCGATGTAAACGCTTCCATATAGTTTCCTCGGTTCGTGCCGCGTGGAGCGGGCCGAAATGCTTATGGCGGTATTATGGCGCGATTCAGCAACAGGGTCACGCACGGTGAAATCGGAGATGTAAAAGTCAGAAATGAAGCTAAGTTAGAACCATTGGTTATTATCAGGGTGCGAACTTTCCGCTTTACAACCTCAGGTATGCTACCTATAGTCAAAACGGTATTTTCTCAAAAAATACCAGCTAACCCGGTGTTTTTCATGCTGATTTAACAGACAGGATAAATAATCATGGTCAGAGCGACGATAGCCATCCACGGTGGTGCAGGCACGATAACTCGCACCAGTATGGATGCTAAAGCCGAGCAGCGCTATCGTCAGGCGCTGACGCAGATTGTCGCCCGCGCTCAGGCTATGCTGGCCAGCGGGGCGTCCGCGCTGGACGCGGTCACCGAAGCGGTTCGTCTGTTGGAAGAGTGCCCGATGTTTAATGCCGGGGTTGGATCGGTCTTTACCCATCAGGCGACTCACGAGCTTGACGCCTGCGTGATGGACGGCCGCACGCTGGAGGCCGGAGCCGTGGCGGGCGTTTCCCACATTCGTAATCCGGTACTGGCGGCGCGCGCGGTGCTGGAACACAGCCCACACGTGCTGTTTACCGGCGCGGGTGCGGAATCGTTTGCGGCCGCACAGGGGCTGGAAATGGTGGCCGCCGACTTTTTCTCTACGCCCGGCCGCCGTAAGCAGCTTGAGCGTGCCCAGAACCAGCAGAAAGTGGTGCTGGATCACGATGAGGCGCGTTCGGGTGAACCGCTCGATCCCGACCGCAAAATGGGTACCGTCGGTGCCGTGGCGCTGGATTCCGCGGGCAATCTCGCTGCGGCCACCTCTACCGGCGGAATGACCAATAAGCAGGTTGGCCGGGTGGGCGATTCCCCACTGCCGGGCGCGGGCTGCTATGCCAGCGACACGGTGGCGGTTTCCTGCACCGGCACCGGCGAAGTGTTTATCCGCACGCTGGCGGCCTATGACGTTGCCGCGCAAATGAACTACGGCGGCCTGACGCTGCAGCAGGCGGCGGAACACATCGTGATGGAAAAAATCCCGCAGCTCGGCGGCAGCGGTGGGATGATTGCCGTCGATCGCGAGGGAAATGTGGTGCTGCCGTTTAACAGCGAAGGCATGTATCGCGGTTTCGGCGTGGTCGGCGAACCGCCGGTGGTGGCCATTTTTCGTGAGGAGTCCTGATGAGCGCGCTTCACCAGCATCATGAGCGGGTGCTGACGGTCAGCGACCTCAGCGTCAGTTTTCAGCAGGAAGACAGGCGCATTCAGGCGGTGAATAATCTCTCGTTAACGGTTCACGAAGGCGAAACGCTGGCGATAGTCGGCGAGTCCGGCTCCGGTAAATCCGTCACCTCGCTGGCGCTGATGCGGCTGGTGGAGCAGGGCGGAGGCAGTATCGACAGCGGCAGCATCCTCCTGCGCCGCCGCAACCAGCAGCGGGTCGATCTGGCCACGCTTTCTCCCCGACAGCTGCGTGAAATCCGCGGGGCGGATATCGCGATGATCTTCCAGGAGCCGATGACCTCGCTGAATCCGGTGTTTCCGGTCGGCGAGCAGATTGCGGAATCTATTCGCCTGCATCAGGGCAAGGATCACCAGCAGGCGCTGGCGGAAGCGAAGCGTATGCTGGATCTGGTACGTATTCCCGAAGCGAAAAATATCCTGTCCCGCTATCCGCATCAGCTGTCCGGCGGTATGCGTCAGCGGGTGATGATCGCTATGGCGCTCTCCTGCCGTCCGGCATTGCTGATTGCAGACGAACCCACCACCGCGCTGGACGTGACCATTCAGGCACAGATCCTGCAGCTGATCCGCGTACTGCAAAAAGAGATGCAGATGGGGGTGATTTTTATCACGCACGATATGGGCGTGGTGGCGGAGATGGCCGATCGGGTGCAGGTGATGTATCGCGGCAACGTGGTGGAAACCGGTGAGGTGACCACGCTGTTCTCCGCACCGAAGGAACCCTATACCCGGGCGCTGCTGGCGGCGGTGCCTAAACTGGGCGCAATGACGGGTCGCCCCTTTCCGCAGAAGTTTCCCCTGCTGGGCGAAGAAGATTCCGTGGCCGAACTGCCGCAGGATACCGTGCGAAAAGAGGGTTCGCCGCTGCTGCAGGTCCGCGATCTCGTTACCCGCTTTGATATCCGCAGCGGCATCTTCAACCGCGTTACCCGGCGGGTGCACGCGGTGGAAAAAGTCAGCTTCGATCTCCATCACGGCGAAACGCTGGCGCTGGTCGGGGAATCCGGCTGTGGTAAATCCACCACCGGGCGATCCCTGCTGCGGCTGGTTGAAAGCCAGGGCGGCTCGATTACCTTCGACGGCCGGCGTATAGATTTGCTCAAGGGCAGCGCGCTGTCACACCTGCGCCGCGATATTCAGTTTATTTTTCAGGATCCTTACGCTTCTCTCGACCCCCGCCTGACGGTAGGATTCTCAATTATGGAGCCGCTGCTGGTCCACGGCATCGCCCGCGGGCAGGAAGCCGAGCAGCGGGTCGCCAGCCTGCTGGAACGTGTCGGGCTGCTGCCGGAACATGCGCAGCGCTATCCGCACGAGTTTTCAGGCGGCCAGCGGCAGCGTATCTGCATCGCACGGGCGCTGGCGCTGAACCCCAAGGTGGTGATTGCCGACGAATCGGTGTCCGCGCTGGACGTGTCGATTCAGGCGCAGATTATTAACCTGATGCTCGACCTCCAGCGCGAGTACGGCATTGCGTTTCTGTTTATTTCCCATGATATGGCGGTGGTTGAACGCATCAGCCACCGGGTTGCGGTGATGTATCTGGGGCAGATCGTTGAAATCGGCCCGCGCCAGGCCGTCTTTGAACATCCGCAGCATCCTTATACCCGTAAGCTGATGGCGGCCGTACCGGTCGCCCAGCCCGGGCAACGCCGCCGCGAGCGTGCGCTGCTTGTTGATGAAATTCCCAGCCCGATCCGTGCCCTCGGCGATGAACCGCTGGTGGCCCCGCTGGTTGAGGTCAGTGCCGGGCACTTTGTCGCCCGCCATGCGATCAACCGCGCCTGATTTGATAATGAAAATAAGAGACAGGAGATTGAGATGATGGTTCTGAAAACGCGTAAGCTGTTATTAACCGCCGGGCTGCTGGGCAGTTTTGCCGCTCTGCCTGCCTGGGCGGCGAAGGATGTGACGATCGCCGTCGCCTCTAATTTCACCACCCTCGACCCGTATGATGCGAACGATACGCTGTCGCAGGCGGTGGCAAAATCCTTCTATCAGGGCCTGTTCGGTTTTGATAAGGATATGAAGCTGCAGAACGTGCTGGCCGAAAGTTATCAGGTCAGCCCCGACGGTCTGAACTACACCATTAAGCTGCGCAGCGGCGTGAAGTTCCAGGATGGGACGGAATTCAACGCGGCGGCGGTGAAGGCTAACCTCGATCGCGCCAGCAACCCTGACAATCATCTCAAGCGCTTTAACCTGTTTAAAATGGTATCGGCAACGGAAGTTATCGACCCGACCACGGTCAGGATCACTCTTTCGCAGCCGTTCTCCGCCTTTATCAATACCCTGGCCAGCCCGGTCGCGGCGATGATCTCGCCGGAGGCGCTGAAAAAATACGGCAAGGATATCGGCTTCCACCCGGTGGGGACCGGCCCGTATGAATTTGTCACCTGGAATCAGACCGATTTTGTTAAGGTGAAGAAGTTTGCCGGCTACTGGAAGCCGGGCTATCCGAAGCTGGATTCGATTACCTGGCGTCCGGTCGTGGACAACAATACCCGCTCGGCGATGCTGCAAACCGGCGAGGCGAACTTTGCCTTCCCGATCCCCTTTGAGCAGGCCAAACTACTGGAAAAAAACAGCAAGCTCGATCTGGTCACCTCGCCATCGATCATGCAGCGCTACATCAGCCTGAACGTTACCCAGAAACCGTTCGATAATCCGAAAGTGCGTGAGGCGATTAACTACGCGATTAACCGCGAAGCGCTGGCGAAAGTGGCCTTCGCCGGTTACGCCACGCCGGCGACGGGTATCGTTCCGCCGTCGATTCAATATTCGCAGAGCTACCCGGCACCGGAGTACAACCCGGCGAAGGCGCGCGAACTGCTGAAAGAGGCGGGCTATCCTGACGGCTTCACCACCGCGCTGTGGTCCTCCCATAACCACAGCACCGCGCAGAAGGTGCTGCAGTTTACCCAGCAGCAGCTGGCGCAGGTGGGCATCAAGGTGCAGCTGACGGCGATGGATGCCGGCCAGCGTGCAGCGCAGGTCGAGGATAAAGGCCAGAAAGAGAGCGGCGTGCGGATGTTCTATACCGGCTGGTCGGCTTCAACCGGTGAAGCCAACTGGGCGCTGACGCCGCTGTTTGCCACCCAGTCCTGGCCGCCGACCATCTTCAATACCGCGTTCTACAGCAATCCGCAGGTTGATAAAGATCTGA
The sequence above is a segment of the Erwinia sp. SLM-02 genome. Coding sequences within it:
- the gsiB gene encoding glutathione ABC transporter substrate-binding protein GsiB; protein product: MMVLKTRKLLLTAGLLGSFAALPAWAAKDVTIAVASNFTTLDPYDANDTLSQAVAKSFYQGLFGFDKDMKLQNVLAESYQVSPDGLNYTIKLRSGVKFQDGTEFNAAAVKANLDRASNPDNHLKRFNLFKMVSATEVIDPTTVRITLSQPFSAFINTLASPVAAMISPEALKKYGKDIGFHPVGTGPYEFVTWNQTDFVKVKKFAGYWKPGYPKLDSITWRPVVDNNTRSAMLQTGEANFAFPIPFEQAKLLEKNSKLDLVTSPSIMQRYISLNVTQKPFDNPKVREAINYAINREALAKVAFAGYATPATGIVPPSIQYSQSYPAPEYNPAKARELLKEAGYPDGFTTALWSSHNHSTAQKVLQFTQQQLAQVGIKVQLTAMDAGQRAAQVEDKGQKESGVRMFYTGWSASTGEANWALTPLFATQSWPPTIFNTAFYSNPQVDKDLTEALNTTDGEKKSALYKDAQDRIWKDQPWVPLVVEKLVSANTKNLTGFYVMPDTSFSFDDADLK
- the gsiA gene encoding glutathione ABC transporter ATP-binding protein GsiA, which encodes MSALHQHHERVLTVSDLSVSFQQEDRRIQAVNNLSLTVHEGETLAIVGESGSGKSVTSLALMRLVEQGGGSIDSGSILLRRRNQQRVDLATLSPRQLREIRGADIAMIFQEPMTSLNPVFPVGEQIAESIRLHQGKDHQQALAEAKRMLDLVRIPEAKNILSRYPHQLSGGMRQRVMIAMALSCRPALLIADEPTTALDVTIQAQILQLIRVLQKEMQMGVIFITHDMGVVAEMADRVQVMYRGNVVETGEVTTLFSAPKEPYTRALLAAVPKLGAMTGRPFPQKFPLLGEEDSVAELPQDTVRKEGSPLLQVRDLVTRFDIRSGIFNRVTRRVHAVEKVSFDLHHGETLALVGESGCGKSTTGRSLLRLVESQGGSITFDGRRIDLLKGSALSHLRRDIQFIFQDPYASLDPRLTVGFSIMEPLLVHGIARGQEAEQRVASLLERVGLLPEHAQRYPHEFSGGQRQRICIARALALNPKVVIADESVSALDVSIQAQIINLMLDLQREYGIAFLFISHDMAVVERISHRVAVMYLGQIVEIGPRQAVFEHPQHPYTRKLMAAVPVAQPGQRRRERALLVDEIPSPIRALGDEPLVAPLVEVSAGHFVARHAINRA
- the moeB gene encoding molybdopterin-synthase adenylyltransferase MoeB; translation: MHPELSDEEMLRYNRQIVLRGFDFEGQERLKAASVLVVGLGGLGCAASQYLAAAGVGHLTLLDFDHVSLSNLQRQVLHGEAQLGMAKVESARARLEAINSQIRYRTMNAQLDDRELAQLISEHQLVVDCCDNVATREQLNRLCFASKTPLVSGAAIRMEGQISVFRWGDSEPCYRCISRLFGAATLSCVEAGVMAPLVGVIGSLQAMEALRALTDYGSPVAGQLLLYDAMTLQFRTMKVARDPHCEVCANRTPT
- a CDS encoding sensor domain-containing diguanylate cyclase → MIADQHAVTSHSSKLSLRQLMIIFLLAIVSVVILINGWLIWNSWQRTITSAQDDAHNLSQSLSRQAEDTFLQVDLTLQDVSDRISLIGLNQEQHGYLRELLSSRTDSLPQLNGMAIYDAQGNWLVTSKGNIPRQINNSDREYFRYHQTHNDARVHIGKVIRSRATGDLVIPVSLRLNNSDGSFRGILLASVNLSFFKTVYGYYNLGRHNVLALMLSDGTILYLRPYIESAINRNISDSPLFTTLLKNASSGTAVYKSALDGKERVFGYSALQRYSLVTVAGYDKRQLMRGWFSTLSVYIALCTILLLVIFLLGMLVLRHISLNLKNQQELAAVRDRLTAMNRTLQTLALVDGLTGLANRRQFDLYLQHSIDRANKLQVPLALLMIDVDAFKAFNDTYGHPAGDDCLRKIADALAHLPHRPDNLVARYGGEEFAIILPGCDRDMAYRFAQQALEAITALNIPHQHNSGGQQAVSVSVGLHVMTQENQALSPQALIAGADRALYAAKNAGKNRVAENN
- a CDS encoding isoaspartyl peptidase/L-asparaginase → MVRATIAIHGGAGTITRTSMDAKAEQRYRQALTQIVARAQAMLASGASALDAVTEAVRLLEECPMFNAGVGSVFTHQATHELDACVMDGRTLEAGAVAGVSHIRNPVLAARAVLEHSPHVLFTGAGAESFAAAQGLEMVAADFFSTPGRRKQLERAQNQQKVVLDHDEARSGEPLDPDRKMGTVGAVALDSAGNLAAATSTGGMTNKQVGRVGDSPLPGAGCYASDTVAVSCTGTGEVFIRTLAAYDVAAQMNYGGLTLQQAAEHIVMEKIPQLGGSGGMIAVDREGNVVLPFNSEGMYRGFGVVGEPPVVAIFREES
- the moeA gene encoding molybdopterin molybdotransferase MoeA produces the protein MEAFTSGLISLDDALSTMLSRITPITESEYLPLPQAAGRISAAPVISPMAVPPFDNSAMDGYAVRLADLASGAPLPVAGKAFAGSPFSGDWPAGSCIRIMTGAPVPAGCEAVVMQEQTEQRGDGVVITAGVSAGQNIRRAGEDIRNGSDVLAAGVRLGAAELPLLASLGIASVQVLRPLRVAIFSTGDELQSPGQPLAAGQIYDTNRFAVHLMLNKLGCEVIDLGIIRDDRDALRAAFNEADARADVVISSGGVSVGEADYTQRMLEELGEVTFWKLAIKPGKPFAFGRLKNSWFCGLPGNPVSAMLTFYQLVQPLLAKLTGQSGPALPPRQRVRCADALKKSPGRLDFQRGVLLRNAQGELEVKSTGHQGSHVFSSWHQANCFIVLERERGSVQPGEWVEVEPFNALLEG